In Psychrobacter sp. JCM 18902, a single window of DNA contains:
- the nuoN gene encoding NADH-quinone oxidoreductase subunit NuoN encodes MNDITMNDLMGLLPYAPIIAVVITVLVVMIAIAIKRSHMVTGTMTVVGLNIGLFTLIGQMTGIVNSGTLIPNAEQLFVIDNFAQFNMVIIFICALACCTLSYAYLANLKDNKEELYLLMLLSTIGALLMVSAQHLASFFMSLEMLSIPLYGMLSYTYMRNRSLESGLKYLVLSATASATLLMGMAFIYAEVGSLAFKPISMVLGDVFESPLLILGAAMMMFGIAFKLSAAPFHMWTPDVYEGAPAPIATFLASVSKVAMMGLAVRFLIDTSLLALPSVQMLLMVMATLSILVGNLLAVRQTSLKRLLGYSSIAHMGYVLIVIVSIGAAADSISSMYMAVYALTSIGAFGVVTLMSSPYRLSGEADELTHYQGLFWRRPVLTAVMTIMMLSLAGIPLTAGFITKLFAILAAVQGTNWFLAAMIILGSSIGLFYYLRVMLTLFKRPKQFIEFDVSGQWAIRTGGIMVIAVTAMIIFFGVLPNSMIEWASLARIW; translated from the coding sequence ATGAATGATATTACGATGAATGATTTGATGGGGTTATTGCCTTATGCGCCAATCATTGCCGTCGTTATTACGGTATTGGTGGTCATGATTGCCATCGCAATTAAACGCTCACATATGGTGACTGGTACGATGACGGTCGTCGGCTTAAATATTGGTCTGTTTACCCTCATTGGGCAAATGACAGGGATTGTGAATAGCGGTACTCTCATACCAAACGCTGAGCAGTTATTCGTTATTGATAACTTTGCTCAGTTTAATATGGTGATTATTTTTATCTGTGCATTGGCTTGTTGTACGCTCTCTTATGCGTATTTGGCAAATCTCAAGGATAATAAAGAAGAGCTGTATTTGCTCATGTTGCTATCGACGATTGGTGCTTTACTGATGGTCAGTGCTCAGCATTTAGCGTCATTCTTTATGAGCTTAGAGATGCTGTCTATACCGCTATACGGTATGCTGTCATATACCTATATGCGCAACCGCTCGCTAGAGTCTGGGCTGAAATACTTGGTGCTGTCAGCGACGGCATCGGCGACATTGCTCATGGGTATGGCATTTATCTATGCCGAAGTAGGCTCGCTCGCCTTTAAGCCAATCAGTATGGTATTGGGTGATGTTTTTGAGTCGCCACTTCTGATACTTGGTGCGGCGATGATGATGTTCGGTATCGCCTTCAAACTCTCTGCTGCGCCGTTTCATATGTGGACACCAGATGTTTACGAAGGCGCTCCAGCACCAATTGCTACCTTTTTAGCATCGGTATCAAAAGTAGCTATGATGGGCTTAGCGGTTCGTTTCTTAATCGATACGTCTTTATTGGCCTTACCCTCGGTACAGATGCTGCTCATGGTCATGGCAACTCTATCTATCTTAGTCGGTAACTTATTGGCAGTACGTCAAACCAGCCTAAAACGCCTATTGGGTTATTCATCCATTGCTCATATGGGTTACGTGTTGATTGTCATCGTCAGTATCGGCGCGGCAGCGGATAGTATCTCTAGTATGTATATGGCGGTTTATGCCTTGACCTCTATCGGTGCCTTTGGCGTCGTAACCTTGATGTCGAGCCCTTATCGCTTGTCTGGTGAAGCTGATGAGCTAACCCATTATCAAGGTCTATTTTGGCGTCGTCCTGTATTAACAGCGGTAATGACTATCATGATGTTGTCATTGGCAGGTATTCCGTTGACCGCAGGCTTTATTACCAAGCTATTTGCGATATTGGCAGCGGTACAGGGCACCAATTGGTTCTTGGCAGCGATGATTATTTTGGGCAGCTCTATTGGTCTATTCTATTACTTGCGCGTGATGCTTACACTCTTTAAGCGTCCAAAACAGTTCATTGAGTTTGACGTTTCAGGGCAGTGGGCTATCCGTACCGGAGGGATCATGGTTATCGCGGTAACCGCGATGATTATCTTCTTTGGTGTCTTGCCAAACAGTATGATCGAATGGGCAAGTCTAGCGCGTATTTGGTAA
- a CDS encoding ferredoxin--NADP reductase: MSDNIQTVTVLSKTTWTPNLFSFTVSRPDSFKFTAGQFVRLGVNPSQLKYYKQQRAAGNAVANEEQNEKLNEDIFRAYSIVSSPFDEVLEFFSIVIPDGAFTSQLQHLEVGDELLLNTMPFGFLTLARYQKPLPKDLWLLATGTGLAPFLSMLQDLQTWEDYEHIILAYSARSIEELAYIDKIESLQEDFGSLVENPAKLIFIPIVTREPVEGALTERLPKLLLDGTLQARAGIALDVDSTHVMLCGNPDMVEDTKEALKTLGLVMNRRGEGNIAVENYW, translated from the coding sequence ATGAGTGATAATATTCAGACAGTAACCGTGCTTAGTAAGACTACGTGGACGCCAAACCTATTTAGCTTCACTGTCAGCCGTCCTGATAGCTTTAAGTTTACTGCGGGTCAATTTGTGCGTTTGGGCGTCAATCCCAGTCAATTAAAATATTATAAACAGCAGCGTGCAGCAGGTAATGCCGTTGCTAATGAAGAACAGAATGAAAAACTAAACGAAGACATCTTTCGGGCTTATTCCATCGTCTCTTCACCTTTTGATGAAGTATTAGAATTTTTCTCTATTGTCATCCCCGATGGTGCATTTACGTCGCAGTTGCAGCACCTAGAAGTCGGCGATGAGCTGCTGCTTAATACCATGCCGTTTGGTTTTTTGACGTTAGCACGTTATCAAAAACCGCTACCAAAAGATTTATGGCTGCTCGCGACTGGAACGGGCTTGGCACCATTTTTGTCGATGTTACAAGATTTGCAGACGTGGGAAGATTACGAGCACATCATCTTGGCTTATAGTGCGCGCTCGATAGAAGAGCTTGCCTATATCGACAAGATTGAAAGTTTGCAAGAAGACTTTGGTTCTTTGGTTGAAAATCCTGCAAAACTAATCTTTATTCCTATCGTTACCCGTGAACCTGTCGAAGGCGCCCTGACAGAGCGTCTGCCCAAGCTGCTGCTAGATGGTACGCTGCAAGCGCGAGCAGGGATTGCCTTGGATGTTGATAGCACGCACGTCATGTTATGTGGCAATCCAGACATGGTGGAAGATACCAAAGAAGCGCTCAAGACTTTAGGTTTGGTGATGAATCGTCGCGGCGAGGGCAATATTGCGGTAGAAAATTACTGGTAG
- a CDS encoding energy transducer TonB: MAYIKDSQSYHFSAQAPKRDVSLPVAIVIAVAVHAIIIFGIGFSMGKDPAAMMQDVAKALTDNMQPNEDAHFIANASQEGGGTVEEQLRQENDQISPLSAEQISETQDVISLQRQVRQQHYQESYLRTTLSWRQASVESDNDSKQAQDDMMAQEERLRKQIATLETQLSQRQQVYATKSKVVTVDSNSTTRGAAADYINTFREHVERIGNLHYPMQARAQGITGEVRLMVIISSDGNIKAIRLLESSNSTLLDEAAKQSVRQAAPFGKFTKDMEDIVELRLIRTYRYSDKVDVTY; the protein is encoded by the coding sequence GTGGCCTATATCAAAGATTCACAAAGCTATCATTTTTCCGCGCAAGCACCTAAGCGGGATGTTAGTTTACCAGTGGCCATCGTTATCGCTGTAGCCGTACACGCCATTATTATTTTTGGTATTGGCTTTTCGATGGGCAAAGATCCTGCAGCAATGATGCAAGATGTGGCAAAAGCGCTAACCGACAATATGCAGCCAAATGAAGACGCTCACTTTATTGCTAATGCCTCCCAAGAAGGTGGCGGCACAGTGGAGGAGCAATTAAGACAAGAGAACGACCAAATCAGCCCATTGTCTGCTGAGCAAATAAGTGAGACGCAAGATGTGATTAGCCTGCAGCGTCAAGTCCGCCAGCAGCATTACCAAGAAAGCTATCTGCGTACCACCTTAAGCTGGCGTCAAGCGAGCGTGGAGTCTGATAATGATAGCAAGCAAGCACAAGATGATATGATGGCGCAAGAAGAGCGTCTGCGTAAACAAATTGCTACTTTAGAGACACAGCTGTCTCAACGTCAGCAAGTCTATGCAACCAAATCAAAAGTCGTGACGGTCGATAGCAACTCGACGACGCGTGGTGCCGCGGCTGATTATATTAATACTTTCCGTGAGCATGTCGAACGCATTGGGAATTTGCATTATCCCATGCAGGCGCGGGCACAAGGTATCACGGGCGAAGTGCGCCTTATGGTCATCATCAGTAGTGATGGTAATATTAAAGCCATACGTCTGCTTGAAAGCTCCAACTCCACATTACTAGATGAAGCAGCAAAGCAATCGGTACGCCAAGCAGCGCCCTTTGGTAAATTCACCAAAGATATGGAAGATATCGTTGAGCTACGTTTGATACGTACCTATCGTTACAGCGATAAAGTGGATGTTACTTATTAG
- a CDS encoding mechanosensitive ion channel family protein, with amino-acid sequence MEFLGFTIDVANLTSNALSLVIKVALAILIFVVGRWLAKKAVTVAHKMMLRSRLDDTVANFLGRLIYGVLLVVVALAALSKVGVQTTSVVAILGGAAVAIGLSLKDQLSNFAAGIMIVTFRPFVRGDYVQISSYTGTVTEITLVNTHLTTINNHDIIIPNSDITTSAVTNYTALPNRRVDITVGIGYDADIKTAKNVMLSLAKNNPLAFTDPEPIVRVTNLGDNSVDLTLNIWTTNADWWTMQCDLLEQFKYALDDEKIDIPFPQRNVHVKGLDQMINQMSQAQKLPMTKD; translated from the coding sequence ATGGAATTTTTAGGTTTTACAATAGATGTTGCCAACTTAACCAGTAACGCATTAAGCTTGGTCATTAAAGTTGCGCTAGCGATATTAATATTCGTCGTAGGTCGCTGGCTTGCCAAAAAGGCAGTCACCGTTGCTCACAAAATGATGTTGCGTAGTCGCTTAGATGATACCGTTGCGAACTTTTTAGGTCGTCTAATCTACGGAGTGTTACTGGTCGTGGTTGCATTAGCTGCCTTGAGTAAGGTTGGCGTACAGACTACCTCAGTCGTCGCTATATTGGGCGGCGCTGCAGTAGCCATTGGTCTGTCACTAAAAGATCAGTTGTCTAACTTTGCCGCTGGCATCATGATTGTGACGTTTCGCCCCTTTGTGCGCGGCGATTATGTGCAAATCAGCAGCTACACAGGAACCGTAACAGAAATCACTTTGGTCAATACCCACCTGACGACGATAAACAATCACGATATCATTATCCCAAATAGTGATATTACGACTTCAGCTGTGACGAACTATACGGCGCTACCCAACCGCCGTGTCGATATCACGGTCGGTATTGGCTATGATGCCGATATCAAAACTGCCAAAAACGTGATGCTGAGTTTGGCAAAAAATAATCCGTTGGCCTTTACTGACCCTGAACCTATCGTACGCGTCACCAATTTGGGTGATAACTCAGTAGACTTGACGCTAAATATTTGGACAACCAATGCTGACTGGTGGACGATGCAGTGTGATTTGCTTGAGCAATTCAAATACGCCTTGGATGATGAAAAAATCGACATTCCATTCCCGCAGCGTAATGTCCATGTCAAAGGATTGGATCAAATGATTAATCAGATGAGTCAAGCACAAAAGCTACCGATGACCAAAGACTAG
- the ybeY gene encoding rRNA maturation RNase YbeY has product MSQEKGNNSFDNHDTNERAGDDASLAALDISANSSIDDDILDTFYDRKHLQSVMMAALDYIDGRIKEGLTLPYFVDIDPELWQEKSKVLDIYITDEIEGQALNLEARGKDYATNILSYPSDLPAAIIELMPTLPLGELVICHGVIVREAAEQEKTTAQHISHLLIHGVLHLLGFDHELGQAEQDEMERFEIEILAGLSLPNPYT; this is encoded by the coding sequence ATGAGCCAAGAGAAGGGTAACAACAGCTTTGACAACCATGATACAAATGAGCGTGCTGGCGATGATGCCAGTTTGGCAGCACTTGATATCAGTGCCAACAGTAGTATTGATGATGACATACTAGACACTTTTTATGATCGTAAGCACTTACAGTCTGTGATGATGGCAGCGTTGGATTATATCGATGGGCGCATTAAAGAAGGTCTAACGCTACCCTATTTTGTAGATATCGACCCTGAGCTATGGCAAGAGAAATCTAAAGTATTAGACATATATATTACCGATGAAATTGAGGGTCAGGCATTAAATCTGGAAGCACGCGGTAAGGATTATGCGACCAATATTTTATCTTACCCAAGTGATCTGCCAGCCGCGATTATTGAGCTGATGCCAACGCTACCTCTCGGTGAGCTGGTCATCTGTCATGGTGTCATAGTACGTGAGGCCGCAGAGCAAGAAAAGACAACTGCACAGCACATTAGCCATTTACTGATACATGGTGTGCTGCACTTATTGGGTTTTGATCATGAGCTTGGACAAGCCGAGCAAGATGAGATGGAACGGTTTGAAATTGAGATTTTGGCAGGTCTCAGCCTTCCAAACCCTTATACTTAA
- a CDS encoding PhoH family protein: MSRRIKFESLTPSQLKTVLGEYNNHMKYIQQRLDIKIMQRQGDFCLSGDISNVERGERIIYKLVDEAQNTKDISAAELHLIIQSSISRDEDMEADEQEAKDNADAEADLESAHEFTPVSLRTRKGRIIPRGGNQQTYVQNVLNSDVSFGIGPAGTGKTYLAVACAVDMLERNEIERILLVRPAVEAGEKLGFLPGDLTQKIDPYLRPLYDALYEMIGVEKVGKLIEKQVIEIAPLAYMRGRTLNNSFVILDEAQNTTPEQMKMFLTRLGFGSRAVITGDITQVDLPRGHKSGLAQAMEILSGIEEIHITKFDSKDVVRHQLVQKIVEAYDVYDEEQVALEEKRKFERRKEQERKQVIANAAAKL, translated from the coding sequence ATGAGCCGCCGTATAAAGTTTGAATCATTGACACCATCACAGCTCAAAACCGTGCTTGGTGAATACAACAACCACATGAAATATATTCAACAACGCCTCGATATCAAAATCATGCAGCGTCAAGGTGACTTCTGTTTGAGTGGCGACATATCGAATGTCGAGCGCGGTGAACGTATTATTTATAAACTGGTAGACGAGGCACAAAATACCAAGGACATTAGCGCAGCGGAGCTACATCTTATTATCCAATCGAGCATTTCTCGTGATGAAGATATGGAAGCGGATGAGCAAGAAGCCAAGGATAATGCAGACGCTGAGGCGGACTTAGAATCAGCTCACGAGTTTACGCCAGTTAGCTTACGCACGCGTAAAGGTCGTATCATTCCTCGCGGTGGCAATCAGCAGACCTACGTCCAAAACGTACTGAACTCTGATGTCTCATTCGGTATTGGCCCTGCTGGTACGGGTAAGACCTATTTAGCCGTGGCTTGCGCCGTGGATATGCTTGAGCGTAATGAGATTGAGCGGATTTTATTGGTGCGTCCGGCGGTAGAAGCTGGTGAAAAACTGGGCTTTCTGCCAGGTGACTTGACGCAAAAAATCGATCCCTACTTGCGTCCATTATATGATGCGCTATATGAGATGATCGGCGTTGAAAAAGTGGGCAAGCTAATTGAAAAACAAGTCATCGAAATCGCACCCCTTGCCTATATGCGCGGTCGTACGTTAAACAACTCGTTTGTCATCTTAGATGAAGCGCAAAACACCACGCCTGAACAGATGAAAATGTTTTTGACCCGTTTGGGTTTCGGTTCACGAGCAGTAATTACAGGTGATATTACACAGGTCGATTTGCCACGTGGTCATAAGTCAGGCTTAGCACAAGCAATGGAAATCTTAAGTGGTATTGAAGAAATTCATATCACCAAGTTTGATTCAAAAGATGTGGTACGTCATCAATTAGTACAGAAAATTGTAGAAGCCTACGATGTTTATGATGAAGAACAAGTAGCGTTAGAAGAAAAGCGTAAGTTTGAGCGCAGAAAAGAGCAAGAGCGTAAACAAGTTATCGCTAATGCTGCAGCCAAGCTATAA
- a CDS encoding FAD-dependent monooxygenase yields the protein MQNTDVNLSNAKKKFEDKKAATEQQVLIAGGGHVGLSFALLLAHHGIASTLLEKNSYPTISPNDDSNRSHYLDSRNTALSRRTVQIYQEIGLWDELQSHACRIDAVQISEQGSFGRAQLNKAEERVESFGQVMENAWLGRKLLLAAQQEPLITLIDNASVSAVTQQADGVTLSFNYYGEEEHEQQLQASVLVACDGRDSTVRQLLNIGTTTYDYQQTAIVGVVETDKPHAHVAIERFSPAGPLAVLPLTDPNGDGNDDYQTGYRRSVVWVCPKGEENKYLADDAHFLATLQQAFGERAGTFVAAGRRGAYPLTRVLAHKQVEGRCVIMGNAAHTLHPVAGQGFNLCMRDAHVLAQMMSAQVLKGEDIGDTQLLKRYEKARLSDQKRVIRFCDAVVHGFTHPNPVIKLARNVALVAFDKLPNIKPLVANYAMGLKS from the coding sequence ATGCAAAATACTGATGTGAATTTATCGAATGCTAAAAAAAAGTTTGAAGATAAAAAGGCAGCTACTGAGCAGCAAGTCCTCATCGCTGGTGGTGGTCATGTGGGATTGTCCTTTGCACTGTTACTAGCGCATCATGGTATTGCTAGCACGTTATTAGAAAAAAATAGCTACCCAACCATCAGTCCAAATGATGACAGCAATCGCAGCCATTATTTAGACAGCCGCAATACAGCACTGTCACGTCGTACGGTACAGATTTATCAAGAGATTGGGTTATGGGATGAGTTGCAAAGTCATGCTTGTCGTATCGATGCGGTGCAGATTAGTGAGCAAGGCAGCTTTGGGCGTGCACAATTAAACAAAGCTGAAGAGCGGGTCGAGTCATTTGGACAAGTGATGGAAAATGCGTGGCTCGGACGTAAGCTTTTATTAGCCGCGCAGCAAGAGCCATTAATCACTTTGATCGATAATGCCAGTGTTAGCGCCGTGACCCAACAAGCGGATGGGGTGACGCTCAGCTTTAACTATTATGGTGAAGAGGAACATGAGCAGCAATTGCAAGCTAGCGTTTTGGTCGCTTGTGATGGTCGCGATTCGACGGTACGCCAATTATTAAATATTGGCACGACGACTTATGATTATCAGCAAACGGCTATCGTCGGTGTGGTAGAAACTGACAAGCCACACGCACATGTGGCGATAGAGCGTTTTAGCCCAGCAGGGCCACTGGCGGTGTTGCCATTGACAGATCCAAACGGTGATGGCAATGATGACTATCAGACAGGCTATAGACGCTCTGTGGTTTGGGTTTGTCCAAAAGGGGAAGAAAATAAATACTTAGCAGACGATGCCCATTTCTTAGCGACATTGCAGCAAGCCTTTGGTGAGCGTGCGGGCACGTTTGTCGCTGCCGGTCGCCGCGGCGCTTATCCACTGACACGTGTGCTGGCACACAAGCAAGTAGAGGGTCGCTGTGTCATCATGGGCAATGCTGCTCATACCTTGCACCCTGTCGCTGGTCAAGGTTTTAACCTCTGTATGCGCGATGCCCATGTGCTGGCACAAATGATGAGCGCGCAAGTGCTAAAAGGCGAAGACATCGGCGATACGCAACTGTTAAAACGCTATGAGAAAGCACGGCTAAGCGATCAAAAACGCGTCATTCGCTTCTGTGATGCCGTGGTACATGGTTTTACCCATCCTAATCCAGTCATCAAGTTGGCGCGAAATGTAGCCTTGGTTGCCTTTGATAAACTGCCAAATATTAAGCCACTAGTCGCTAACTACGCGATGGGATTAAAATCCTAG
- a CDS encoding FAD-dependent monooxygenase: MKNNHTLIIGSGIVGATLALQLAQAKMPVTLIDARPARDDSEWQQVLGKRDARVYALSLASINLLKGVGAWQKIAASERKADYSQMQVWQLNGMGELLFGDSGDNHPNNHLPQMLGSMVEPAVIEHALWQCLYEDDVSDYLTIIAGQKVTNMDWLGADQGYRVTLDNHTAIDAMLLVGADGRGSFVRQQAAIGLDTLDYNQTAICCAIHTEKPHQATARQAMLPTGTLALLPLADITDADKAKPQHWQSIVWTLPRNQALALIEEDARVIADKLAAASNYELGAITQIESIASFPLTAQQAKSYVADNLVLIGDAAHGVHPLAGQGLNLGMLDVQALSEQLAHDFERSGGTSWGSNQTLRSYERLRRPHNSLMMHSFSALNWLFAGSLAQMRPIQQIRSEGMYRVGKIKPLMRLFAKQASGV; encoded by the coding sequence ATGAAGAATAATCATACGCTGATTATAGGTAGCGGTATTGTTGGGGCAACGCTTGCTTTACAGTTGGCGCAAGCAAAAATGCCCGTGACGTTAATTGATGCTCGCCCTGCACGTGATGATTCAGAATGGCAACAGGTGCTTGGCAAGCGGGATGCGCGCGTTTATGCCTTGAGTCTTGCCAGTATTAATTTACTTAAAGGCGTGGGCGCATGGCAAAAGATAGCAGCATCAGAGCGCAAAGCCGATTATTCGCAAATGCAGGTATGGCAACTAAACGGTATGGGTGAGCTATTATTTGGCGATAGCGGCGATAATCATCCTAACAATCATTTACCGCAAATGCTCGGTAGCATGGTCGAGCCTGCTGTCATTGAGCATGCGTTATGGCAATGCCTGTATGAAGATGATGTCAGTGACTATCTAACCATTATCGCGGGGCAAAAAGTTACAAACATGGATTGGTTAGGTGCAGATCAAGGTTACCGGGTGACGCTAGACAATCATACTGCTATCGATGCGATGCTGCTGGTTGGTGCCGATGGTCGTGGCTCATTTGTGCGCCAACAAGCGGCGATTGGACTGGATACACTCGATTATAATCAAACCGCTATTTGCTGTGCGATTCACACCGAAAAGCCGCATCAAGCAACCGCCCGTCAGGCGATGCTGCCCACAGGTACGCTGGCACTATTGCCGTTAGCAGATATCACTGATGCAGATAAAGCCAAGCCGCAACACTGGCAGTCGATCGTGTGGACATTGCCGCGCAATCAAGCATTGGCGTTGATAGAGGAGGACGCGCGCGTCATTGCTGATAAATTGGCTGCTGCCAGTAACTATGAGCTAGGTGCTATCACTCAGATTGAGTCAATCGCTAGCTTTCCACTGACCGCGCAACAAGCGAAAAGCTACGTCGCGGACAACCTAGTCTTGATCGGTGATGCAGCGCATGGCGTCCATCCACTGGCGGGTCAAGGGTTGAATCTGGGCATGCTCGATGTACAGGCTTTAAGCGAGCAATTGGCACATGATTTTGAACGTAGTGGTGGAACCAGTTGGGGCAGCAATCAAACGTTGCGTAGCTACGAGCGTTTGCGCCGTCCACATAATAGCCTAATGATGCACAGCTTCTCGGCGCTTAACTGGCTATTTGCAGGGTCACTTGCACAGATGCGTCCTATTCAACAAATTCGTAGCGAAGGTATGTATCGCGTTGGTAAAATCAAGCCGTTGATGAGACTGTTTGCCAAGCAGGCGAGTGGGGTTTAA
- a CDS encoding OmpA family protein — MKTQSWMAIAIVIASFILASCQSTPKNNTIDKKADNTPKVLIEPLADTDNDGVPDEIDNCPNTAEGVKVDPYGCPVAVNLIGSLVMDIRVYFTSDSLTLTNEAYLTEVQKVAEKTRNNPNLVTILSGHISKAEAENRKATNATPNNRRLASNRVKLVKDYLVEQGIVTDKILAFDCRDKIQLGVNNEGANIETEKHAAEMSLLNQRVFGAVIEADKAYSRNYPDEQHSLKHYKEVCQQL, encoded by the coding sequence ATGAAGACTCAGTCATGGATGGCGATAGCCATCGTAATAGCTAGTTTTATTTTAGCCTCCTGCCAATCTACCCCTAAAAATAATACAATAGATAAAAAGGCAGACAACACACCTAAAGTATTGATAGAGCCACTTGCAGATACAGACAATGACGGCGTGCCCGATGAAATTGATAACTGTCCTAACACTGCTGAAGGGGTCAAGGTTGATCCCTATGGTTGTCCAGTGGCGGTCAATTTGATTGGGTCACTAGTAATGGATATTAGAGTCTATTTCACCTCAGATAGTCTTACCCTAACCAACGAAGCTTATTTAACTGAAGTACAAAAGGTCGCTGAAAAAACGCGTAACAACCCTAATTTAGTTACCATTTTATCAGGCCATATCTCCAAAGCTGAAGCTGAAAACCGTAAAGCCACTAACGCCACGCCTAATAATAGGCGCTTAGCGAGTAATCGCGTGAAATTAGTCAAAGATTATTTAGTAGAGCAAGGGATTGTTACTGATAAAATTTTGGCGTTTGATTGCAGGGATAAAATTCAGCTTGGTGTTAATAATGAAGGTGCTAATATTGAAACTGAAAAGCATGCTGCTGAAATGTCATTGTTGAATCAAAGAGTTTTTGGGGCGGTAATAGAAGCTGATAAAGCATATTCTAGGAATTACCCTGATGAGCAGCATTCTTTGAAGCATTATAAAGAAGTCTGTCAGCAGCTTTAG
- a CDS encoding OmpA family protein, with the protein MLVVLISVLTLSACQTADLSKQTSQTIKMPNITVSLDSDGVPDDLDQCPNTTENVVVDEKGCPEITSLIGMPPMMEYRAFFTKDSSELLPQYHDELDRVAEQMNNYDTATIKIESHVSKDEVSKASTSMLQSNSLAKNRALIVKNYLILNHRIEPSRLTTLDCGIKGSIAPSDTEEGRSMNRRVYSLVTDLKNYKANYHQNDLGSNRCIEF; encoded by the coding sequence ATGCTTGTTGTTTTAATCAGCGTCTTAACGCTATCCGCATGTCAAACCGCTGACTTGTCTAAGCAAACAAGCCAAACTATTAAGATGCCAAATATAACGGTTAGTTTAGATAGCGACGGCGTGCCTGATGATTTGGATCAATGCCCAAATACCACAGAGAACGTGGTAGTGGACGAAAAAGGTTGTCCTGAGATTACAAGTCTTATTGGTATGCCTCCAATGATGGAGTATCGTGCTTTTTTTACCAAGGACAGCAGTGAATTATTGCCACAGTATCATGATGAGCTTGATAGAGTAGCAGAACAGATGAATAACTATGATACGGCTACTATAAAAATTGAATCTCATGTCTCGAAGGATGAGGTCAGTAAAGCTTCTACCTCAATGTTGCAATCAAACTCACTGGCTAAGAATAGAGCACTCATTGTCAAAAATTACCTAATTTTAAATCACAGAATTGAGCCTAGTCGTCTGACTACTCTCGATTGCGGTATCAAAGGTTCTATTGCACCTTCTGACACCGAGGAAGGCAGATCTATGAATCGTAGAGTTTATAGCTTAGTAACTGATTTAAAAAACTACAAAGCTAATTATCATCAAAATGACCTAGGCTCAAACAGGTGTATCGAGTTTTAG
- a CDS encoding OmpA family protein — MRLYSVLLLIASIALAGCQTTTTAPSKKIPKDENIRTMQAETDSDGDGVSDKLDYCPNTPSNVMIDENGCPPSLEITDKNFIKGEVRVYYDENSSEIDSKYFEELDRVGALMQKRLDIMIVIEAHISTLEESKGYQTLANNRAGRFKNFLISKYQVNCNRIKTHGYGAEQPVASSNTEETDQYNRRLYAVFIDTKNNIENFNDSNGKSCQIF, encoded by the coding sequence ATGAGACTTTATAGCGTTTTATTATTAATAGCATCTATTGCTTTAGCTGGCTGTCAAACTACTACAACTGCGCCGTCTAAGAAGATACCTAAAGATGAAAATATCAGGACGATGCAAGCAGAGACTGATTCAGATGGCGATGGTGTTTCGGACAAATTGGATTATTGCCCAAACACACCTTCAAACGTTATGATAGATGAGAACGGCTGCCCACCTTCATTAGAAATTACTGACAAGAATTTCATAAAAGGAGAAGTTAGAGTCTATTATGATGAAAATAGTAGTGAGATAGATAGCAAGTATTTTGAAGAGTTAGATAGAGTAGGTGCGCTAATGCAAAAGCGCTTAGATATAATGATAGTTATTGAGGCTCATATAAGTACACTCGAAGAAAGCAAGGGCTATCAAACCCTTGCCAACAATCGTGCCGGAAGATTTAAAAACTTTTTGATTTCTAAATATCAAGTCAATTGTAATCGCATTAAAACTCATGGTTATGGGGCAGAGCAACCTGTTGCTTCTTCTAATACTGAAGAAACGGACCAGTACAACCGTCGCCTATATGCAGTATTCATTGATACCAAAAATAATATTGAAAACTTCAATGATAGTAATGGAAAAAGCTGTCAGATATTTTGA